One segment of Burkholderia multivorans ATCC BAA-247 DNA contains the following:
- the purH gene encoding bifunctional phosphoribosylaminoimidazolecarboxamide formyltransferase/IMP cyclohydrolase, whose protein sequence is MIKQALISVSDKTGIVDFAKSLSDLGVKLLSTGGTAKLLADAGLPVTEVADYTGFPEMLDGRVKTLHPKVHGGILARRDLPEHMQALEAHDIPTIDLLVVNLYPFVATIAKDDCTLADAIENIDIGGPTMLRSAAKNHRDVTVVVDPADYAVVLDEMKANGNTVGYATNFRLATKVFAHTAQYDGAITNYLTSLTEELKHSSRNPYPATLNMAFEKVQDLRYGENPHQSAAFYRDIVTPAGALANYRQLQGKELSYNNIADSDAAWECVKTFDAPACVIIKHANPCGVAVGNDSADAYAKAFQTDPTSAFGGIIAFNREVDEAAAQAVAKQFVEVLIAPSFTDAAKQVFAAKQNVRLLEIALGEGHNAFDLKRVGGGLLVQSLDAKNVQPHELRVVTKRHPTPKEMDDLLFAWRVAKYVKSNAIVFCGNGMTLGVGAGQMSRVDSARIASIKAQNAGLTLAGSAVASDAFFPFRDGLDVVVAAGATCVIQPGGSVRDDEVIAAADEHNIAMILTGVRHFRH, encoded by the coding sequence ATGATCAAGCAAGCGCTCATTTCCGTTTCCGACAAGACCGGCATCGTCGACTTCGCGAAGTCGCTGTCCGACCTCGGCGTCAAGCTGCTGTCGACGGGCGGCACCGCGAAACTGCTCGCCGACGCGGGCCTGCCCGTCACCGAAGTGGCGGACTACACGGGCTTTCCGGAAATGCTCGATGGGCGCGTGAAGACGCTGCATCCGAAGGTGCACGGCGGCATCCTCGCGCGTCGCGACCTGCCCGAGCACATGCAGGCGCTGGAAGCGCACGACATCCCGACGATCGACCTGCTCGTCGTGAACCTGTATCCGTTCGTCGCGACGATCGCGAAGGACGACTGCACGCTCGCCGACGCGATCGAGAACATCGACATCGGCGGCCCGACGATGCTGCGTTCGGCCGCGAAGAACCACCGCGACGTGACGGTCGTCGTCGATCCGGCCGACTACGCGGTCGTGCTCGACGAAATGAAGGCGAACGGCAACACGGTCGGCTACGCGACGAACTTCCGGCTCGCGACGAAGGTATTCGCGCACACCGCGCAATACGACGGCGCGATCACCAACTACCTGACGAGCCTGACCGAAGAACTGAAGCACAGCTCGCGCAATCCGTATCCGGCGACGCTGAACATGGCGTTCGAAAAGGTGCAGGACCTGCGCTACGGCGAGAACCCGCACCAGAGCGCGGCGTTCTATCGCGACATCGTCACGCCGGCCGGCGCGCTCGCGAACTACCGCCAGCTGCAGGGCAAGGAACTGTCGTACAACAACATCGCCGATTCGGACGCGGCGTGGGAATGCGTGAAGACGTTCGACGCGCCGGCGTGCGTGATCATCAAGCATGCGAACCCGTGCGGCGTCGCGGTCGGCAACGACTCGGCCGATGCGTACGCGAAGGCGTTCCAGACCGACCCGACGTCGGCGTTCGGCGGCATCATCGCGTTCAACCGCGAAGTCGACGAAGCGGCTGCACAGGCCGTTGCCAAGCAGTTCGTCGAAGTGCTGATCGCGCCGTCGTTCACCGATGCCGCGAAGCAGGTGTTCGCCGCGAAGCAGAACGTGCGACTGCTGGAGATCGCGCTTGGCGAAGGCCATAACGCGTTCGACCTGAAGCGTGTCGGCGGCGGCCTGCTCGTGCAGTCGCTCGATGCGAAGAACGTGCAGCCGCATGAGCTGCGTGTCGTCACGAAGCGTCATCCGACGCCGAAGGAAATGGACGACCTGCTGTTCGCGTGGCGCGTGGCGAAGTACGTGAAGTCGAACGCGATCGTGTTCTGCGGCAACGGCATGACGCTCGGCGTCGGTGCCGGCCAGATGAGCCGCGTCGACTCCGCGCGCATCGCAAGCATCAAGGCGCAGAACGCGGGCCTGACGCTGGCCGGCTCGGCCGTGGCGTCGGACGCATTCTTCCCGTTCCGCGACGGTCTGGACGTGGTCGTCGCGGCAGGCGCGACCTGCGTGATCCAGCCGGGCGGCTCGGTGCGCGACGACGAAGTGATCGCGGCAGCCGACGAGCACAACATCGCGATGATCCTGACGGGCGTGCGTCACTTCCGTCACTGA
- a CDS encoding Fis family transcriptional regulator has translation MSKHNIEQCVRESLDVYFRDLDGSNPHDVYEMVMSCVEKPMLEVVLEQAGGNQSLAAEYLGINRNTLRKKLQQHGLL, from the coding sequence ATGAGCAAGCACAACATCGAACAATGTGTCCGCGAGAGCCTGGACGTGTATTTCCGGGATCTAGACGGCTCCAATCCGCACGACGTCTATGAAATGGTGATGTCCTGCGTCGAAAAGCCGATGCTCGAGGTCGTGCTCGAACAGGCGGGCGGCAACCAGTCGCTCGCCGCCGAGTACCTCGGCATCAACCGCAATACGCTGCGCAAGAAGCTGCAGCAGCACGGCCTGCTGTAG
- the dusB gene encoding tRNA dihydrouridine synthase DusB — MPVIGSHVLRNNLFVAPMAGVTDRPFRQLCKKLGAGYAVSEMVASNAQLWKSAKTMRRANHAGEVEPIAVQIAGADPAMMAEAARYNVDNGAQIIDINMGCPAKKVCNVAAGSALLQNEPLVQRIVEAVVAAVGTGPDAVPVTLKIRTGWDREHKNAITIARLAEAAGISMLTVHGRTRADLYRGEAEYETIAAVKAAVRIPVVANGDITSPAKAKAVLEATGADALMIGRAAQGRPWLFREIDHFLQTGELLPPPRIDEIQQVMNEHLEDHYAFYGEFTGVRTARKHIGWYTRGLSGANAFRHRMNTLDSTREQLAAVNAFFDAQKALSDHLVYVDDDENGQGEPDDHNQLAA; from the coding sequence ATGCCCGTTATCGGCTCTCACGTATTGCGTAACAACCTGTTCGTCGCGCCGATGGCCGGCGTGACGGACCGTCCGTTCCGCCAGCTCTGCAAGAAGCTCGGCGCCGGCTACGCCGTGTCCGAGATGGTCGCGTCCAACGCGCAGCTCTGGAAGAGCGCGAAGACGATGCGCCGCGCCAACCACGCAGGCGAGGTCGAGCCGATCGCGGTGCAGATCGCGGGCGCCGATCCGGCGATGATGGCCGAAGCGGCGCGCTACAACGTCGACAACGGCGCGCAGATCATCGACATCAACATGGGCTGCCCCGCCAAGAAGGTCTGCAACGTGGCGGCCGGCTCCGCGCTGCTGCAGAACGAGCCGCTCGTGCAGCGGATCGTCGAGGCCGTCGTCGCGGCCGTCGGCACGGGGCCCGACGCGGTGCCCGTCACGCTGAAGATCCGCACCGGCTGGGACCGCGAGCACAAGAACGCGATCACGATCGCGCGGCTCGCCGAGGCCGCCGGCATCTCGATGCTCACCGTGCACGGCCGCACGCGCGCCGATCTGTACCGCGGCGAGGCCGAGTACGAAACGATCGCGGCCGTGAAGGCGGCCGTGCGCATCCCGGTCGTCGCGAACGGCGACATTACGTCGCCCGCGAAGGCGAAGGCCGTGCTCGAGGCAACGGGCGCCGACGCGCTGATGATCGGTCGTGCCGCGCAAGGCCGGCCCTGGCTGTTCCGTGAAATCGATCATTTCCTGCAAACGGGCGAGCTGCTGCCGCCGCCGCGCATCGACGAGATCCAGCAGGTGATGAACGAGCACCTGGAAGACCACTACGCGTTCTACGGCGAATTCACCGGCGTCCGTACTGCGCGCAAGCACATCGGCTGGTACACTCGCGGCCTTTCCGGTGCCAACGCGTTCCGGCACCGGATGAACACGCTCGATTCCACCCGCGAGCAGCTCGCCGCCGTCAATGCGTTCTTCGACGCGCAAAAGGCGCTGTCGGACCACCTCGTCTACGTCGACGACGACGAAAACGGTCAGGGCGAGCCGGACGACCATAACCAGTTAGCAGCATGA
- a CDS encoding UbiH/UbiF/VisC/COQ6 family ubiquinone biosynthesis hydroxylase yields the protein MTHASSPPPTDYDLAIVGAGPVGLALAGWLARRSATQHASIALIDAREPSASANDPRAIAVSHGSRVLLDTLAWPADATPIEHIHVSQRGHFGRTLIERDEHDLAALGYVVRYGSLVQALAGAVRGSRVDWLTSTTARAPLQDADCVALTLDGPHGERVLRARIVVNAEGGLFHEQQADAGKHRRDYGQTALVGTVTVSSPRPNVAWERFTHEGPLALLPLGGPRQADYALVWCCAPDEAARRAALPDDAFLRELGIAFGERMGSFVAIAGRASFPLGLNAAQTLVKGRIAIVGNAAQTLHPVAGQGLNLGLRDAHTLVDVLSTQGFDATALATFNARRALDRRLTIGATDTLARLFTIDAGPLPLLRGAALTALEFVPPLKKAIARQMMFGQRG from the coding sequence ATGACCCACGCTTCCTCCCCGCCCCCGACCGACTACGACCTCGCGATCGTCGGCGCGGGCCCGGTCGGGCTCGCGCTCGCCGGCTGGCTCGCGCGGCGCAGCGCGACGCAGCACGCGTCGATCGCGCTGATCGATGCGCGCGAGCCGTCCGCGAGCGCGAACGATCCGCGCGCGATCGCGGTGTCGCACGGCAGCCGCGTGCTGCTCGATACGCTCGCGTGGCCGGCCGACGCGACGCCGATCGAACACATTCATGTGTCGCAGCGCGGCCATTTCGGGCGCACGCTGATCGAGCGCGACGAGCACGATCTCGCGGCGCTCGGCTACGTCGTGCGCTACGGCTCGCTCGTCCAGGCGCTCGCCGGCGCCGTGCGCGGCAGCCGCGTCGACTGGCTCACGTCGACCACCGCGCGCGCGCCGCTGCAGGACGCCGACTGCGTCGCGCTGACGCTCGACGGGCCGCACGGCGAACGCGTGCTGCGCGCGCGCATCGTCGTGAATGCCGAAGGCGGGCTGTTCCACGAGCAGCAGGCAGACGCCGGCAAGCATCGACGCGACTACGGCCAGACCGCGCTCGTCGGCACCGTGACGGTGTCGTCGCCGCGCCCGAACGTCGCGTGGGAGCGCTTCACGCACGAAGGCCCGCTCGCGCTGCTGCCGCTCGGCGGCCCGCGGCAGGCCGACTATGCGCTCGTCTGGTGCTGCGCGCCGGACGAGGCGGCGCGCCGCGCGGCGCTGCCCGACGACGCCTTCCTGCGCGAACTCGGGATCGCGTTCGGCGAGCGGATGGGCAGCTTCGTCGCGATCGCGGGCCGCGCGTCGTTCCCGCTCGGGCTCAACGCCGCGCAGACGCTCGTCAAGGGCCGCATCGCGATCGTCGGCAATGCCGCGCAGACGCTGCACCCGGTCGCGGGCCAAGGGCTGAACCTCGGGCTGCGCGACGCGCACACGCTCGTCGACGTGCTGTCGACGCAGGGTTTCGACGCGACCGCGCTCGCGACCTTCAATGCGCGCCGCGCGCTCGACCGGCGGCTCACGATCGGCGCGACCGACACGCTCGCGCGGCTGTTTACGATCGATGCCGGCCCGCTGCCGCTGCTGCGCGGCGCGGCGCTCACCGCGCTCGAATTCGTGCCGCCGCTGAAGAAGGCGATCGCGCGGCAGATGATGTTCGGCCAGCGCGGCTGA
- a CDS encoding aminopeptidase P N-terminal domain-containing protein, with product MNPPLDTAIAVDVYRQRRERVLAALRAAGGGVAIVPTAPEVLRNRDTGYPYRHDSYFYYLTGFTEPDAVLVLNAAAPHGAPESILFCRAKNADREIWEGFHYGPEAARDTFGFDAAYATDVLDTEIPRLLADAGTVHYRFGASTAFDRQLARWLDAVRAQARSGVAAPDAMRDLTPLLDDMRLVKDEHELAIMTRAAHISALAHRRAMQACKPGIREYELEAELLYTFRLHGAQAPAYGSIVAAGANACVLHYPAGNAAARDGDLILIDAACELDGYASDITRTFPANGRFSPAQRTLYDIVLAAQQAAIDATRAGVPFEAPHDAAVRVLAQGLLDTGIIAKTRFSNVDDVIAERAYTRFYMHRTGHWLGMDVHDCGDYRERHAERDANGALPWRTLKPGMALTVEPGLYVRAADDVPSEYWNIGIRIEDDAIVREHGCELITRDVPVAAADIEALMRARA from the coding sequence ATGAATCCGCCCCTCGATACCGCCATTGCCGTCGACGTCTACCGCCAGCGCCGCGAACGCGTGCTTGCCGCACTGCGCGCCGCGGGCGGCGGCGTCGCCATCGTGCCCACCGCGCCGGAAGTGCTGCGCAACCGCGATACGGGCTATCCGTACCGGCACGACAGCTACTTCTATTACCTGACCGGCTTCACCGAGCCTGACGCGGTGCTCGTGCTGAACGCGGCCGCGCCGCATGGCGCGCCCGAGTCGATCCTGTTCTGCCGCGCGAAGAACGCCGATCGCGAGATCTGGGAAGGGTTCCACTACGGGCCCGAGGCCGCGCGCGACACGTTCGGCTTCGACGCCGCGTACGCGACCGACGTGCTCGATACCGAGATCCCGCGCCTGCTCGCCGACGCGGGCACCGTCCACTACCGGTTCGGCGCGTCGACCGCGTTCGACCGGCAGCTCGCGCGCTGGCTCGATGCGGTGCGCGCGCAGGCACGCTCGGGCGTCGCCGCGCCGGACGCGATGCGCGACCTCACGCCGCTGCTCGACGACATGCGGCTCGTGAAGGACGAACACGAGCTCGCGATCATGACGCGCGCCGCCCACATCTCGGCGCTCGCGCATCGGCGTGCGATGCAGGCATGCAAGCCCGGCATCCGCGAATACGAACTCGAGGCCGAGCTGCTGTATACGTTCCGCCTGCACGGCGCGCAGGCGCCCGCCTACGGATCGATCGTCGCGGCCGGCGCGAACGCGTGCGTATTGCACTACCCGGCCGGCAACGCGGCCGCGCGGGACGGCGACCTGATCCTGATCGACGCCGCGTGCGAACTCGACGGCTACGCCTCCGACATCACACGCACGTTCCCCGCGAACGGGCGCTTCTCGCCCGCGCAGCGCACGCTGTACGACATCGTGCTCGCCGCGCAGCAGGCCGCGATCGACGCGACGCGCGCGGGCGTGCCGTTCGAGGCGCCGCACGACGCGGCCGTGCGCGTGCTCGCGCAGGGGCTGCTCGACACCGGCATCATCGCGAAAACGCGCTTCTCGAACGTCGACGACGTGATCGCCGAGCGCGCGTACACGCGTTTCTACATGCACCGCACGGGCCACTGGCTCGGGATGGACGTGCACGACTGCGGCGACTACCGCGAACGGCACGCCGAGCGCGACGCCAACGGCGCGCTGCCGTGGCGCACGCTGAAGCCCGGCATGGCGCTGACGGTCGAACCGGGCCTGTACGTGCGCGCGGCCGACGACGTGCCGTCCGAGTACTGGAACATCGGCATCCGCATCGAAGACGACGCGATCGTGCGCGAGCACGGCTGCGAGCTGATCACGCGCGACGTGCCCGTCGCGGCGGCCGACATCGAGGCGCTGATGCGTGCGCGCGCGTAA
- a CDS encoding glutathione S-transferase family protein: MKLIGSLSSPYVRKARIVLAEKKIDYKLELENVWAPDTNIHASNPLGKVPCLVMEDGAAVFDSRVICEYVDTLSPVGKLIPASGRERVEVRCWEALCDGVLDASVAIRLEHTLRDEAQRSASWIARQQRKIDDGLVAMSQGLGSKTWCVGNHYTLADISLGCALGYLDFRMPELNWRERHPNLDKHFVKLSQRQSFADTLPQG, encoded by the coding sequence ATGAAATTAATCGGTTCGCTCAGCAGCCCGTACGTCCGCAAGGCGCGGATCGTGCTCGCTGAAAAGAAGATCGACTACAAGCTGGAGCTCGAGAACGTGTGGGCCCCCGATACGAACATTCATGCGTCGAATCCGCTCGGCAAGGTGCCGTGTCTCGTGATGGAAGACGGCGCGGCGGTGTTCGATTCGCGCGTGATCTGCGAATACGTCGATACGCTGTCGCCGGTCGGCAAGCTGATTCCGGCTTCGGGGCGCGAGCGCGTCGAGGTGCGCTGCTGGGAAGCGCTGTGCGACGGCGTGCTCGACGCGTCGGTCGCGATCCGTCTCGAACACACGCTGCGCGACGAAGCGCAGCGCAGCGCGAGCTGGATCGCGCGGCAGCAGCGCAAGATCGACGACGGCCTCGTCGCGATGTCGCAAGGCCTGGGCAGCAAGACGTGGTGCGTCGGCAATCATTACACGCTGGCCGACATCTCGCTCGGCTGCGCGCTCGGCTATCTCGACTTCCGGATGCCCGAGCTGAACTGGCGCGAACGTCACCCGAACCTCGACAAGCATTTCGTGAAGCTGTCGCAGCGTCAGTCGTTCGCCGATACGCTGCCGCAGGGCTGA
- a CDS encoding FMN-binding glutamate synthase family protein, protein MLSRRYLAMWCAVLLLVAAAALASFHVLSGLWIAIPAALVALGLYDLNQDRHAILRNYPLWGHFRFLFEFIRPEIRQYFVEDDTDEKPFSRAQRSLVYQRAKNVADNRPYGTELNVKAVAHEWISHSLAPTRLPNHDFRIRVGATRAQPYDISIFNISAMSFGSLSANAIRALNLGAKKGGFAHDTGEGSLSKYHREHGGDIVWEIASGYFGCRNDDGTFNPDKFAKQAADPQVKMIEIKLSQGAKPGHGGVLPAAKITPEIAETRGVPMGKDCISPATHSEFSTPRGLLEFVERLRTLSGGKPTGFKLCIGHPWEFFGIAKAMLETGIVPDFIVVDGAEGGTGAAPLEFTDHVGVPLQEGLLLVHNTLVGIGLRDRVKIGASGKIITAFDIARTLAIGADWVNSARGFMFAVGCIQAQHCHTDRCPTGVATQDPVRQRALVVPDKAERVYNFHRNTLHALQELVQAAGLSHPSELRAHHIVQRVSPHEVRLMSQLLKYLKPGALLDGNTCGYTLYDKWWPIARSDSFTLGETVYASID, encoded by the coding sequence CGTCGCCCTCGGCCTGTACGACCTGAACCAGGACCGCCACGCGATCCTGCGCAACTACCCGCTCTGGGGCCACTTCCGCTTCCTGTTCGAATTCATCCGTCCGGAAATCCGCCAGTACTTCGTCGAGGACGATACCGACGAGAAACCGTTCTCGCGCGCGCAGCGCAGCCTCGTCTACCAGCGTGCGAAGAACGTCGCCGACAACCGCCCGTACGGCACCGAGCTGAACGTGAAGGCAGTCGCGCACGAATGGATCAGTCATTCGCTCGCACCGACGCGGCTGCCGAACCATGACTTCCGGATCCGCGTCGGCGCGACGCGCGCGCAGCCGTACGACATCTCGATCTTCAACATCTCGGCGATGAGCTTCGGCTCGCTGTCCGCGAACGCGATCCGCGCGCTGAACCTCGGCGCGAAGAAAGGCGGCTTCGCGCACGACACCGGCGAAGGCTCGCTGTCGAAGTACCACCGCGAGCACGGCGGCGACATCGTCTGGGAAATCGCGTCCGGCTACTTCGGCTGCCGCAACGACGACGGCACGTTCAACCCCGACAAGTTCGCGAAGCAGGCCGCCGACCCGCAGGTCAAGATGATCGAGATCAAGCTGTCGCAGGGTGCGAAGCCGGGCCACGGCGGCGTGCTGCCGGCCGCGAAGATCACGCCCGAGATCGCCGAGACGCGCGGCGTGCCGATGGGCAAGGACTGCATCTCGCCCGCGACGCACTCGGAATTCTCGACGCCGCGCGGGCTGCTCGAATTCGTCGAGCGGCTGCGCACGTTGTCGGGCGGCAAGCCGACCGGCTTCAAGCTGTGCATCGGCCATCCGTGGGAATTCTTCGGCATTGCGAAGGCGATGCTCGAGACGGGGATCGTGCCGGACTTCATCGTCGTCGACGGCGCCGAAGGCGGCACCGGCGCGGCGCCGCTCGAATTCACCGACCACGTCGGCGTGCCGCTGCAGGAAGGGCTGCTGCTCGTGCACAACACGCTCGTCGGTATCGGGCTGCGCGACCGCGTGAAGATCGGCGCGAGCGGCAAGATCATCACCGCGTTCGACATCGCGCGCACGCTCGCCATCGGCGCGGACTGGGTGAACTCGGCGCGCGGCTTCATGTTCGCGGTCGGCTGCATCCAGGCGCAGCATTGCCACACCGACCGCTGCCCGACCGGTGTCGCGACGCAGGATCCGGTGCGTCAGCGCGCGCTCGTCGTGCCCGACAAGGCCGAGCGCGTCTACAACTTCCATCGCAATACGCTGCACGCGCTGCAGGAGCTCGTGCAGGCGGCCGGGCTGTCGCATCCGTCGGAGCTGCGCGCGCATCACATCGTGCAGCGGGTGTCGCCGCACGAGGTCCGCCTGATGTCGCAGCTGCTGAAATATCTGAAGCCGGGCGCGCTGCTCGACGGCAACACGTGCGGCTATACGCTGTACGACAAGTGGTGGCCGATTGCCCGCAGCGATTCGTTCACGCTCGGCGAAACGGTCTACGCGTCGATCGACTGA